DNA sequence from the Streptomyces canus genome:
CCTCCTCGATGGAGGACGCGGTGGTGGCGCATCTGGCGTCCCGGGTCCTCAAGGGCGTGGACGTCGTCTTCCTCGACACCGGCTACCACTTCGAGGAGACCATCGGCACCCGGGACGCGGTCGAGGCCGTGATGGACGTGAACGTCATCACGCTGTCGCCGACGCGGACGGTCGCCGAGCAGGACGCCGAGTTCGGCCCGAAGCTGCACGACCGCGACCCCGACCTGTGCTGCAAGATGCGCAAGGTCGAGCCGCTGGAGCGGGGTCTGAAGGACTACCTGGCCTGGGCGACCGGTCTGCGTCGCGACGAGTCCCCGACCCGGGCGAACACCCCGGTGGTCGGCTGGGACGAGAAGCGGCAGAAGGTCAAGGTCTCCCCGATCGCCCGCTGGACCCAGGACGACGTGGACGCGTATGTCGCGGAACACGGCGTCCTCACCAACCCGCTGCTCATGGACGGCTACGCCT
Encoded proteins:
- a CDS encoding phosphoadenylyl-sulfate reductase; its protein translation is MTAIQEERATEDLKALAEQAGRDLEDASALEILQWAVDTFGKRFCVTSSMEDAVVAHLASRVLKGVDVVFLDTGYHFEETIGTRDAVEAVMDVNVITLSPTRTVAEQDAEFGPKLHDRDPDLCCKMRKVEPLERGLKDYLAWATGLRRDESPTRANTPVVGWDEKRQKVKVSPIARWTQDDVDAYVAEHGVLTNPLLMDGYASVGCAPCTRRVLEGEDARAGRWAGSAKTECGLHG